The genomic segment GGCCGCTCACGATGGTGATGGCGGCGCCGATGCTGGCGGCGATGGCCTTCGCGAAGTACGTCTTCCCGGTGCCGGGCGGCCCCCAGAAGATCATGCCGCGCGGGATCAGCTCTTCCAGCCGCGCGACCTCTTCCGCGTCGGTCGCGCGGTCGCGCTTCGAGAGCGTGTCGAGGATCTCGCTCTTGAGCTTCGCCTTCACCTTCGTGTAGCCGCCGATGTCCTTGTCCAGATCGACGGCCGGGATCTCCATGTGCCCGGTCAGCGTGGCCTGCCGCACCTGGGCGTACGCGCGCTTCGGGTCGGCGGGGTAGTCCTCGCCCTCGAGGGTGGAGAGGAGCCGGCGCAGGCGCACGGCGTTCACGCCGGAGACGTACTTGTAGAGCTGCCAGGGGGAGAAGTCGCGGCCGAACTTGCGGCTCTCCTTCTGCGTGATGAGGTGGCGCAACCGGTTCCGCGAGGTGCCCAGGATGCTGAGCCAGTGCGGGAACAGGTTCTCGATCACTTTGGGCAGCGAGAACGACGGGTCCTTGAACCCGAGCCACACGAGTTCGGGGTTCTCGTACAGCAGCGGGATGACCTCGCGCGCCTCGCTGGTCAGTCCGCCCTGGCTGGTGGTGAGCAGGTCGAGGTGGGGCAGCACGACGACGCGGCGCTCGGTGGCCCCGCGGACCGCGTCGCGGAGCTGCGAGATCATCGTGCCGATGAGCCCCTGCGGGATCGCACCCTGTTGGGGGTCACGCTGCCGCCCGTCCAGGTAGATGCACTGCAACTTGGCCTGGCGGAGCCGGTCGCGCACGTTCATGAACAGGTAGGGCGCGAGTTCCTTGTCGCACTCGATGAGCGTGGGGAGCCCGCGGACGAGCTTGCTGGCCACCTCCGCGAGTTCCTGGCTGTACGCCGCCTCCACCGCCTCCACGGGGGTCAGGCTGGTGGGCAGGTCTTTTTCGGTGATGGTGATGCTCATAGCAGTGTGCAGTGGACCGTGTGCAGTGGACAGTAAAGACACAAAGACGACGAGAGCGAGCGCGGGGGGCAGCGCCGGCCGCCGACTGCCCGTTCCTCACGACCAACCCGATTAGACTTCCACCTTGATGGTGAGTGAGCCGCTCTCGGCGTCCTCGCTGATCTCCTTCACGGTGCCCATTTGCTGGGCCTTCTGTTTGAGGGCGTCGCGGGTGACCTTGTTGACGACCTCGGAGATCTCCGGTTGCAGGTCGCTGAGGTGCTTCTCCAGCGCCTCGGTCGCCTTGCCCTGGAGACGGGACTGCTCCTGCTCGAACTTCTTGTCGAGGTCCTGCTTGAGCTGGTCCTTGACCTTCTCGCGGAGGCTCTTCTCGTTCGGGCCGACGTCGTTGAAGCCGGTGGCCTCGCGCTTCACTTCCTGGTTGATCGTCTCCTCGGTCTCGGCCTTCACGGACACCTCGCCGCTGCACGGGTCGATCTTGACGGTGAGGTCGCCGTCCTTGCGCTCCATCGTGCCGTCCTCTTGCTCTTCGAAGCCGCGCTTCTTCAGCTCTTCTTTGAGTAGCGTGGCCATGTCCTCGGGGGAGAGGATTTCGAGGATCTCGAGCTGCGTGCAGATCTCGTCCCCGGCCTTCAGGTGGCGGGATTCCGACTCTTTCACGGTGATGCGGTACGCGCGGCTCATGAGTCGTCTCCAGTGAATGGTGGTCGGTTCAGGAATTCGGACGCCAGGGCGCCGGTTTCTCGTGGTCAGCCGGGGCTGTCGGCGGGGTTCTCGGTCGTTGTCGGTCCGCCGCCCGCTGCCGCCGGTCCGGGAGTGGCAGGACCGCGGAGCGGTTCGAGCATCTCCACCGCGGCGCGGGCGCGGGCGGCGACCCGGTCGCCCTGGGTCGTTTCCCACTCCGCCTTCCACATCTGGGCGGCCTGATAGTCCTCGTCGAAGTACCCGACGGACCGTGCCCGCGCTTGCCACTCTTCGAGTGTTTCCATCTGCCGCGGCAGCGCCAGCGCGGACCGCTGGGTCTCCAGGCGGTCGGCCAAACGCGGCGGGCCGCTGCCCTGGAGGCCGCCGGTCCAGAACACCGGCGTCATATCGGACTGGAGAACGGCCGCGTTGGTTCGCAGCACGAAGCGGGCCAGGTCGGTCCGGCGCGCCGCGTCGGCGGCTTGGAGGAAGGCCCTCAGTGCCGCGTGTTCGGCTTGTCCTTGCTGCCGCATCTTCTTCCAGTCGCCGATCTGACCCTTGGCGCGTTCGGACCGGGTCCACCTGAGCGTGAGGTGCGTCTGAAGGCACTCGAGTAGCACGGCGCGCTGCCCGGTGAACACCGGGGCGAAGTCCGGCGGTTGCGGCTTGGTGCTGTCCGGTTCGGCGACGTCCCCGGGGTTGGTGAGCCAGCAGAACGGGTTCCGGGTGAACGCGTCCTTGCGCCGCAGCGCCGCAAGCACATCGGGGTCCGAGCGCATGGCGTCGAACGCGAGGCAGAAGAACAACTCGTCGGCCGGGGTGAGCGCCTTGGGGGCGGCGTCCCACGCCTGTTTCGTTTCCTGTACCTTCTCCGCGGTCAGCCACAGCAGGAAGTCGAGGACCGGACGCGAGAAGTGGAGCGCCCGTTCGTCGAGCGGGATGCGGTCCCAGACGCGACCGGCCACGGGCAGGTTCGCGCGCAAGAACTTGTCGTTCCGCCAGCCACCGGACCGCGTCAGGAACAGTACCGACGCTTTGGAGAGGGTGTCCTGCACGAGGTCCACGGCGCCGCCGCTGATGCACTCCGGCCGGCTGACGGCCGTGCGGACCAGTTGCAGCCCCTGGTCGGCGGGGAAGTGCCCCATGAGGAAGCGCAGGATGCGGAGCAGGTTGAACTCGAACTTCGACACCTGCCGCGGCCCGTCCGGTTCCGGTGGTCGAGTCGGTGGGACGGCGGTGCGCGTCATTGGGTATCGGTCCCCGGGGTTCGGTTCGCGTCGGTGCATGGAGCGGCCGTGAAGCCCGGCTGTGCGGGCGCCAGGTCGCGATCCACGGTGGCCGCGGCCGTGAAGCCCGGCTGTGCGGGCGCCAGGTCGCGATCCACGGTGGCCGCGGCCGTGAAGCCCGGCTGTGCGGGCGCCGGGTCGCGATCCACCGTGGGGAGGGGGACGGATTTCTTCCGCTTCCAGCCCTTCCACAAGCCTACTGCATCCGCGGCCGGAAAGCCATTCACACTGATCCCGTCGCGGTCGACGCGGATCTCCAGGGTGTTCTTCTGCCGCCACTGCTGGTCGTAGGAGTAGCGCGGGGTCAGGAAGTGGATGCGCTGGTTCCGCGAGCCGATCCACCGGCGCTCGGTGTCCGGCTGTTCGCGAATGTACGGGCCGTCCACGAGGATGTCCGTCGCGGCGATCAACGCGGCAACTTCGGGCTCCGGCCGCGACTGTAACTCCTCAATCGTGAAGCCGCTGAACACCATGACCGACAGACCCCGGAGCCTCGACGCTTCCGCGAGTGCGAGTGCCGCCGGGGTATGCGCGAACGGCTCGCCGCCGAGGAGCGTGATCCCTTCGATCCCGCTTTCTCCCTGCGTTCGCGCCACCCACTCTACCATTTCACCGAGCGTCTTGGTTTGACCGCCCTTGAAGGGCAGAAACTCCGGATTGCAGCATCCCGGGCAGCGGAGCGGACAGCCCTGGAACCAAAGTGCGAACCGCTTGCCCGGCCCCTCGGCTTCGGTGCAGGGCACCACCTGTGCAATCTGCATCGTCAGGTCTTCAACCGTGTTCGACATCAAGCCTCGGTGGTCCGCACTTCAGAGTATTCGGCAAGTTCAGCGTTTCGGGCATCGGTTCGCGCGCGACTGGTGCCGCATTATACCCGCCGGGAGACGCGAACAACCCCCGATTTGCCGTCGGTGTGTTCGATCTGAATGGTACGATCCACGAACTTCCGCACAGTTTCAATGTTGGTGGTGAGGTGTCGCGTGATTTCGGAGGTGCGGTACTCACTGGCGTCGTCGCTGAAGCCGAGCGGGAGCAGTAGCTGGTCCGCCGAGTGCGGATCGACCGGGCACCGGGCGTCCCGGAAGGCGATGGCCTCATCGGCCGCGTCGTCGGCGACCGACTCGGAAGGTTTCCCGCGTTCGCCGAGTCCGAAGAACAGCGGCGGCACCGGCGCCTGACGGAAGATCACCGCCGCGACGCTGCCCGGATTCGCCGCCGCCCACTCTTCCAACGGAATGTGCGATTCCACGTCTTCCGATTTGAGCCGCACGGCGAGGCGCCGCGCTTGCCTCCGGCCGACCGATTCCGGCAGCCCGGCGTACGCACTGAACCCGCCGGCGGTGGTGAGTTCCGGGCACGTCAGGAGCTGAATGCCGTTGATCCGCGCGCAGGGGTGGACCACAGCGCGAATTTCGCCCCCGCCGCGCGGGTAAAAGCCGGGGCGCGTCATCTCGACGTCCACGCGAATCCCCAGCCGCGCCAGGTATGCGCTCCAGGTCGTTTCGAGGAAGTGGAAGCACGGCGCGTGGGTGTTGTGCGTGCCGCCGGAAATAGTGATTTCGCTCGGTTGGTCGCCCCGCAGTGCGAGCGGCAGATAAACGGTGTGCAGCACGAGCGCCGTCGCCCCCGCGGTGCCGATGCTGAAACTGTACGTTCCGCTCCGGAGCTGTCCGGGCTCGAAATACAGCACAGATGACCCGACCGACCCGCCCTTGTACTGCCCGCCGCAGATGGCGCCCGCGGCGCGGACACACATGAGGTGCTGCGGTTGCAACCCCGGCTTACTGCGGTTCGCGCGGATGTTCACCAGCTTGAACGGACGCTGCGTGAGGATGGCGAGGGCCAGGGCCGACCGGAGGATCTGCCCGCCGCCTTCACCTTCGGACCCGTCGATTTCGATCATGCCGTCGCTCATAGCATCACGGACACGGGTGGCGCGGCAGCGGTTCAGCACGAACGCAGAGCGAATTGTACCGACGGGGCGGTTGGGGTAGAATGAATTACGGTCACGGAGGTCGCCCGAATGAGTCGAAGAGTGCGGGTGCATCAATTCGTCGTCGCGGAAATTGTTAGGCCGCAAAGTCCGTCGTGGCGTAAGAGCGACTTGTTTTGCGTCAGTCATTGGTTCGACGTGCCTGCTGATACCGAGTTTCCGTACACGGTGGCGCGAATGCAGGTGTTCACACGATTCTACCTGTCACGAGCGCGGCCGACAGACTTTCGCGTTCGGGTGACGTGGTTGCACGCACCCGGCGGTGTGTCTCGGGTGATCGGCAATTTTGGTCCGTTCGCAGTCCCGTTCGCGCGGGATACCACCGCCCGCGATTGCTCGTTCAACCTGCACAACATCCGGTTACAAGGTGTCGGAGTTCACCGCATCGAACTCATCCGCGAGGGCCAGCGCGGTTGGACCGCCGGCAAGGTGGTTCGAGTCGCAACGACCTATTTCGTAGTGGAGCGATAATTATGCGCCGCCGTCGTGATCGTTACCGTTCGGGACCGCCCGCGCCGGGAGGGAAGCCGCCGACTGATCCCGTGCCGATCATCGAGCTGTACCCGAACCCGCTCCCGCCGCCGGGACCGCCGGTGACGCGTGAATCCACACTCGCGGATCTGCAAACCGGCCTCGCTTCGCTCACCGACGACGAATTGAAGGTCGCGCGGTTGTGGCTTGTCGGCGAAACGTTGGACGACGTTTGCTGCATACTCCAAATGCGAGAAAAGATGGTTCGAAAACTGTGGCAGAGTATGCGCCGGAAACTCAGCAATGCCCTGGAGCCGAATGCTTGACACCGCCACACACCGACAGTCAACCGTAAGGCGTTGTTCGGAGGGACCGCTGGGCCGTTCCGCATGTCCTGTAGTTCGTGGCAGAACAAGTCCTCAATCGCGATGAGCCGGTGCCGTAACACCGGCTAATCGCAACTCCATCCTTCCTGCCCGAACCAGACGTGGGAATGCTTCCGGCGCGAGTTCGCTTGGGCTCAGTTCCCACCAGAACCGCGCGCCGCTTGTCATGGCCCAGTAGGCTGGGACCTTGCACTCGGCAATGACTGCGAGCGCCTCGTGCCACATCTTCACTGTGGCTATCCCACTCCAAAGTCGGTGTCGAACTTCTTCCCTGGTGCTATTTGAGCCATTTCGCCACGTCGCGCGCGTGGTACGTGAGAACCATGTCCGCACCCGCGCGGCGGATGCTCGTCAGGATCTCCAGCGTCACGCGGCGCTCGTCGATCCAGCCCTTCGCGGCGGCGGCCTTCACCATCGCGAACTCGCCGCTCACGTTGTAAGCCGCCACCGGCACGCGGAACTTCTCCTTCACGCGCCGGATGATGTCCAGGTACGACAGCGCCGGCTTCACCATGATCATGTCCGCGCCTTCCGCAAGGTCGATGGCGACCTCCTTGATGGCCTCGTCGCCGTTGGCCGGGTCCATCTGATACGTGTTCCGGTCCCCGAACTGCGGCGGCGACTCGGCCGCGTCGCGGAACGGCCCGTAGAACCCGCTCGCGTACTTGGCCGCGTAGCTCAGGATCGGGACGTCCGTGTACCCCGCGCCGTCCAGTCCTGCCCGGATCGCCCGCACCATGCCGTCCATCATGCCGCTCGGGGCGATCACGTCCGCGCCGGCCCGCGCGTGGCTCACGCACTGGTCCGCGAGCAGCGGCAGCGTGGCGTCGTTGTCCACGTCGAGGACGCCGCCGCGGTCGCACAGCACGCCGCAGTGGCCGTGGTCCGTGTACTCGCAGAAGCACTCGTCCGTCATCAGGAGCACGTCCGACCCGTGCGCCTTGCGGAGCGCGCGGAGCGCCTTCTGCACGATGCCCTCGTCCTTGAGTGCGCTCGAACCGGTTGCGTCCTTGTACTCCGGGATACCGAAGAGGATGAACGCAGTGATCCCGAGGTCGCGGGCCGCCCCCACTTCGTCCACGAGTGTGTCGGTGCTCAGTTGGTAGTTCCCCGGCATCGAGCCGATTTCCTGGCGCACTCCGGTGCCGGGGCGCACGAAGAGCGGCAAAATCAGGTCGCGCGGGGAGAGGTGGGTCTCGCGCACCAGTTCGCGGACGAGCGGGTTGTAGCGGAGCCGGCGGGGCCGGGCGACCGGGAACGTCGGGGAGGGGGCGTCGTCGCCGCAGATCGGGTGGTTCATGGGTGGTGCGCGGGGTGCGGGTGCGAAATCGTGTTACCTCCCATCCTACCGGCCGCGGGGTTCCTCTGGACACCTGGACTGGTGCTCGGCATATCCGGGCCAATTCGGAACGCCGTGAAGGAGTTCGCGTATGCGCACGGTTCTCACCGTGATCGCCTTCGCATTTGTCACCGGTGGGCTGGCCGCTCAGCCGACACCTCCCGCGCCGCCGTTGCCCCCGCCGGCCCCGCTCCCGCGCGGCCAGGTGGTGGCGAGCCCGTTACCGCCCGCCGCCGGTGAGCTTCCGCTGCCCGGCGGAAGAGAGGTTTCGCAGCCGCTCCAGCCGGTCGGTCCCGCTGCGGCGGAGACGCCCTTGCCGGCGCCGGTCCCGCCCACGCCCGCGGTGGTGTTGCCGCCGGTGAAATCGATTCCCCCCGAACGCCCCCACGGCCCGCTCGGTCCGGCGTGGAACGACATCCAGTTCCTGAGCTGGTGGCCGGAGCGCGCCCCCGTTCCGCCGCTGGTCTTCGGGACCACCTCCGGCCAGCCGCCGGCTCCCGGTCAGTTCGACACCCGGCTCCTCGCCGGCGGGCACGCGTTCGCCTCGCAGCCGAGCGCCGGGGGGCGGTTTACGCTCGGCTTCGCGGTCGATCGGGACGAAACGCTGGGGCTGGAGGCGACGTACTTCTTTCTCGGCTCCCGCAAGTCCGGTGAGTACGTTCAGAACAGCGGCACCGAAAGTTTCGGCATCCCGTACACGAACGCGGTCACCGGTGCGGGTGAGATCCTCACGCTCGCGCAGCCGGGGGTGGCCAACTCCATCTTTAGTGCCACTTCCTCAGTGCGCGTGCAGGGCTGGGAGGTGAACGGGATCGCCAACCTCATGGACGAGAAGTATCTGAAGCTCAACGCCATCGTGGGCTGGCGGTACTTGCAAGTGAACGAGGGGTTGCAACTCGACCAGACGCAACTGAGCGGCGGAGGGGCCGCCCGAACGATCGACCAGTTCAACACGCAGAACCGCTTTAACGGCGGACAACTCGGCCTGCATGCGGACGTCCGCCGCGGCCTCGTGTTCTGCGAGATGACCGCGAAAGTGGCGTTCGGTCAGAACTACGAGGTCGTGAACAACGACGGGGCCACGGTGCTGCAAACGTCCGCGACGCGCGTGTTCGGCAACAGCGGCCTTTACGTACAGCCGTCGAACGCGGGGCGTACGGCCAACGGCGTGTTCGCGGTGGTACCTGAGGGGACGATCAAGTTCGGCTTCCGCGTCGGTGAATCCGGCCGGCTGTACGTCGGCTACAGCATCATCTACATGAGCGACGCCGTGCGGCCCGGCGACCAGATCGACCGCACCCTGAACCCGATGCAGGTGCCCCTCGTGAGCGGAACCGCTCCCATGGCTGGTGCGGACCGCCCGGCCCGGCTGTTCA from the Frigoriglobus tundricola genome contains:
- a CDS encoding BBP7 family outer membrane beta-barrel protein; the encoded protein is MRTVLTVIAFAFVTGGLAAQPTPPAPPLPPPAPLPRGQVVASPLPPAAGELPLPGGREVSQPLQPVGPAAAETPLPAPVPPTPAVVLPPVKSIPPERPHGPLGPAWNDIQFLSWWPERAPVPPLVFGTTSGQPPAPGQFDTRLLAGGHAFASQPSAGGRFTLGFAVDRDETLGLEATYFFLGSRKSGEYVQNSGTESFGIPYTNAVTGAGEILTLAQPGVANSIFSATSSVRVQGWEVNGIANLMDEKYLKLNAIVGWRYLQVNEGLQLDQTQLSGGGAARTIDQFNTQNRFNGGQLGLHADVRRGLVFCEMTAKVAFGQNYEVVNNDGATVLQTSATRVFGNSGLYVQPSNAGRTANGVFAVVPEGTIKFGFRVGESGRLYVGYSIIYMSDAVRPGDQIDRTLNPMQVPLVSGTAPMAGADRPARLFNRSDFWTQGLIVGLETRF
- a CDS encoding 4Fe-4S single cluster domain-containing protein, which translates into the protein MSNTVEDLTMQIAQVVPCTEAEGPGKRFALWFQGCPLRCPGCCNPEFLPFKGGQTKTLGEMVEWVARTQGESGIEGITLLGGEPFAHTPAALALAEASRLRGLSVMVFSGFTIEELQSRPEPEVAALIAATDILVDGPYIREQPDTERRWIGSRNQRIHFLTPRYSYDQQWRQKNTLEIRVDRDGISVNGFPAADAVGLWKGWKRKKSVPLPTVDRDPAPAQPGFTAAATVDRDLAPAQPGFTAAATVDRDLAPAQPGFTAAPCTDANRTPGTDTQ
- a CDS encoding helix-turn-helix transcriptional regulator — translated: MPIIELYPNPLPPPGPPVTRESTLADLQTGLASLTDDELKVARLWLVGETLDDVCCILQMREKMVRKLWQSMRRKLSNALEPNA
- the hemB gene encoding porphobilinogen synthase; protein product: MNHPICGDDAPSPTFPVARPRRLRYNPLVRELVRETHLSPRDLILPLFVRPGTGVRQEIGSMPGNYQLSTDTLVDEVGAARDLGITAFILFGIPEYKDATGSSALKDEGIVQKALRALRKAHGSDVLLMTDECFCEYTDHGHCGVLCDRGGVLDVDNDATLPLLADQCVSHARAGADVIAPSGMMDGMVRAIRAGLDGAGYTDVPILSYAAKYASGFYGPFRDAAESPPQFGDRNTYQMDPANGDEAIKEVAIDLAEGADMIMVKPALSYLDIIRRVKEKFRVPVAAYNVSGEFAMVKAAAAKGWIDERRVTLEILTSIRRAGADMVLTYHARDVAKWLK
- the rtcA gene encoding RNA 3'-terminal phosphate cyclase → MIEIDGSEGEGGGQILRSALALAILTQRPFKLVNIRANRSKPGLQPQHLMCVRAAGAICGGQYKGGSVGSSVLYFEPGQLRSGTYSFSIGTAGATALVLHTVYLPLALRGDQPSEITISGGTHNTHAPCFHFLETTWSAYLARLGIRVDVEMTRPGFYPRGGGEIRAVVHPCARINGIQLLTCPELTTAGGFSAYAGLPESVGRRQARRLAVRLKSEDVESHIPLEEWAAANPGSVAAVIFRQAPVPPLFFGLGERGKPSESVADDAADEAIAFRDARCPVDPHSADQLLLPLGFSDDASEYRTSEITRHLTTNIETVRKFVDRTIQIEHTDGKSGVVRVSRRV